A stretch of the Drosophila sulfurigaster albostrigata strain 15112-1811.04 chromosome 2L, ASM2355843v2, whole genome shotgun sequence genome encodes the following:
- the LOC133850424 gene encoding lipase member H-A: MHKAVKNKSRLLCGLKNAKADLTTAKFILYYGPSVADSDIYDLNDSKSLLEDEHLDLTKNTVLYLHGYLEDPDVESIHVIAEAYLERNDTNLIVLDWGELADGNYMFDAVPNAKQLGPELAKVLLEMFDHGLEIDKFHIVGHSLGGQMAGIVGREILKRTKGVRKIKRITGLDPAFPLFYLAGLCNHLNKKDAEFVDIIHTDAWLYGAPSSSGTVDFWPNGGKTLQPGCPKRNYKMLSDNDLSSHRRSWWFWAESVSERFPIGFDAVASKSWDEFKQKKTIEAESTVVMGHNCPTNVHGDFYLQTNGVRPFARGREGTVYVDPKELLGNNNSYETAIPVKVDHCEC; this comes from the exons ATGCACAAGGCGGTGAAAAATAAATCCA GGTTGTTATGCGGCCTCAAAAATGCGAAAGCAGATCTTACAACAGCCAAGTTTATACTTTACTATGG TCCCAGTGTCGCCGATAGTGATATCTACGATCTGAATGATTCGAAGAGTTTGTTGGAGGATGAGCATTTAGATTTGACCAAAAACACAGTACTGTATTTACATGGCTATTTGGAGGATCCCGATGTGGAGAGCATTCATGTTATTGCTGAGGCCTATTTGGAGCGCAACGATACAAATCTGATTGTCCTCGATTGGGGCGAGCTGGCTGATGGTAATTACATGTTCGATGCTGTTCCCAATGCAAAGCAGTTGGGTCCTGAGCTAGCCAAGGTCCTGCTGGAAATGTTCGATCATGGACTGGAAATTGACAAATTCCATATCGTTGGTCATTCGTTGGGTGGTCAGATGGCTGGTATTGTGGGTCGTGAAATCCTTAAACGCACCAAGGGAGTTAGGAAAATAAAAAG AATTACTGGCTTAGACCCGGCATTCCCGCTTTTCTACCTCGCTGGATTATGTAATCATCTGAATAAGAAAGACGCCGAGTTCGTAGATATTATACACACAGATGCCTGGCTTTATGGTGCACCTAGTAGCAGTGGAACTGTCGATTTCTGGCCTAATGGTGGCAAGACACTTCAGCCGGGATGTCCGAAGCGCAATTACAAAATGCTTAGCGATAATGATTTGTCTAGCCATCGCCGTAGCTGGTGGTTTTGGGCCGAATCAGTTTCGGAACGTTTTCCCATAGGATTTGATGCAGTTGCCTCAAAGAGCTGGGATGAATTTAAGCAAAAGAAGACGATTGAAGCTGAATCAACCGTCGTTATGGGCCACAACTGTCCCACAAA TGTACATGGCGATTTTTACTTACAAACCAATGGCGTAAGACCTTTTGCACGTGGCAGAGAGGGAACTGTCTATGTGGATCCCAAGGAGCTGTTGGGCAATAATAATAGCTATGAAACTGCAATACCTGTCAAGGTAGATCACTGCGAATGTTAA